One genomic window of Metopolophium dirhodum isolate CAU chromosome 4, ASM1992520v1, whole genome shotgun sequence includes the following:
- the LOC132943450 gene encoding complex III assembly factor LYRM7-like isoform X2 has protein sequence MASNEVLTTFKLVHRARLLCFKNDNQMLNAAKHQINEEYKKNKTVSDPAVVQNLITFAQDVEHELLTQVVQAERVNETKFKLNLDPERHTLENIPYAELDDETYKKWKEEKKKSSKKNEKCCCD, from the exons ATGGCATCAAACGAA gtaCTTACTACATTCAAATTAGTGCATAGAGCTAGATTACtgtgttttaaaaatgataaccaAATGTTAAATG ctgCTAAACATCAAATTAAtgaagaatacaaaaaaaataaaactgtctcGGATCCTGCAGTTGTTCAGAAt CTCATAACCTTTGCTCAAGATGTTGAACATGAACTCTTAACACAAGTAGTTCAAGCAGAAAGagtaaatgaaacaaaattta aattgAATTTAGATCCAGAGCGTCATACTTTGGAGAATATACCATATGCTGAATTAGATGatgaaacatataaaaaatGGAAAGAAGAGAAAAAGAAAAGTAGCAAGAAAAATGAAAAGTGTTGTTGCGACTAA
- the LOC132943480 gene encoding alpha-1,2-mannosyltransferase ALG9: protein MASKLTPKVKKETKKLKLKKNDKTDTVIHEKDWFMRFDAPLKIILTARFFAAFLVHISDCDETFNYWEPTHYFVFNSGFQTWEYAPPYALRSYLYILIHAVPVYLYKALFNTRKIMLFYLIRCVLALLSSLCELYFYKAISKKISSTVSNYYLFITVFSPGMFIASTAYLPSSFSMYMTFLIIGAWLNKNYELAIFTTALSTFLSWPFSCLIGLPLACDITFRNKKYLLFIKWCLISLGSILVYQVATDSYFYGKLVIAPFNIVYYNIFTSHGPDLYGTEHWSFYILNGILNFNVVFILSLMAPIAIVLRKILTKIGIRFSKQSNINNKSTWILYLSPLYLWIFVFIIQPHKEERFLFPVYPLIQLASSILLEYIKDMNFHSSVIHRFTFLKLYNKLIDNAYIPFLFVFLLMGLSRSTLLVKAYHAPIDTYTQLSNDYLTLPESDVINVCVGKEWHRYPSSFFLPNDRWKMHFIRSEFRGLLPGRFSPESLYKVEENYNDQNKEELDKYSDIRLCHFLVDLNNNRSSELEPNYSENNLQWAIWKSIPFLDTKKTPLLYRTFYFPFFWEENVKFSSYNLLMRNDFNKMNTKSHSENGSPIHYVF, encoded by the exons ATGGCATCAAAGCTCACTCCAAAAGTCAAAAAAGAAACGAAGAAactcaaattgaaaaaaaacga CAAAACCGATACGGTCATCCATGAAAAAGATTGGTTTATGCGATTTGATGCACCTTTGAAAATTATCTTGACTGCAAGGTTTTTTGCTGCGTTTCTCGTTCACATTTCAGACTGTGATGAAACTTTTAACTACTGGGAACCG actcattattttgttttcaacagCGGTTTTCAAACCTGGGAATACGCGCCTCCTTATGCACTTCgatcatatttatacatacttatTCATGCAGTACCAGTGTACCTTTACAAAGCACTGTTTAACACTAGAAAAATCATGTTGTTTTACCTAATACGCTGTGTGCTTGCACTATTGAGTTCTCTTTGTGAACTATACTTttacaa agctatatcaaaaaaaatttcatccaCTGTTAGCAATTATTACTTGTTTATAACAGTTTTTAGTCCTGGAATGTTCATTGCATCTACCGCATATTTGCCCTCAAGTTTTTCTAT GTACATGACTTTCTTAATTATTGGAGCTtggttaaacaaaaattatgaattgGCAATTTTTACAACTGCATtgtcaacatttttaagttgGCCATTTTCATGTCTAATCGG GTTACCACTTGCATGTGATATCACTTTCAGAAACAAAAAGTATTTGCTATTTATTAAGTGGTGTTTGATATCATTAGGGTCAATTTTA GTTTATCAAGTTGCTACAGATTCATATTTTTATGGCAAGCTTGTAATTGCCccttttaatattgtttattacaatatattcacGAGTCATGGTCCTGATTTATATGGTACTGAACATTGGAGTTTTTATATACTAAATGGTATCCTTAATTTCAATGTTGTATTTATACTTTCGCTAATGGCTCCTATTGCTATTGTATTGAGAAag aTTCTTACAAAAATCGGGATCAGATTTTCTAAACAaagcaatattaataacaaatcaacgtggatattatatttatcaccaTTGTATTTAtggatttttgtatttataatacaaccACATAag gaagaAAGATTTTTATTTCCTGTTTATCCATTGATACAACTGGCATCatctatattattagaatatattaaagATATGAATTTTCATTCCAGTGTTATTCATCGTTTTACTTTTCTTAAgctgtataacaaattaattgataatgCTTACATACCTTTCctctttgtatttttattaatgggATTGTCGCGAAGCACTCTATTAGTTAAag caTATCATGCACCTATTGATACTTACACACAATTGAGTAATGATTATCTTACATTGCCTGAATCAGATGTAATAAATGTTTGTGTTGGCAAAGAATGGCATAGATATccttcatcattttttttaccaaatgatag atggaaaatgcattttattagaTCAGAATTCAGAGGACTTTTACCTGGTCGTTTTAGTCCAGAATCTTTGTACAAAGTTGAAGAAAACTATAATGATCAAAATAAAGAAGAGTTAGataaatat AGTGATATTAGACTGTGTCATTTCTTAGTAGACTTGAACAACAATCGAAGTTCAGAATTGGAACCTAATtattctgaaaataatttgcaatgGGCTATTTGGAAATCTATACCATTTCTAGATaccaaaaa
- the LOC132943450 gene encoding complex III assembly factor LYRM7-like isoform X1, translated as MASNEVRKKVLTTFKLVHRARLLCFKNDNQMLNAAKHQINEEYKKNKTVSDPAVVQNLITFAQDVEHELLTQVVQAERVNETKFKLNLDPERHTLENIPYAELDDETYKKWKEEKKKSSKKNEKCCCD; from the exons ATGGCATCAAACGAAGTAAGAAAAAAA gtaCTTACTACATTCAAATTAGTGCATAGAGCTAGATTACtgtgttttaaaaatgataaccaAATGTTAAATG ctgCTAAACATCAAATTAAtgaagaatacaaaaaaaataaaactgtctcGGATCCTGCAGTTGTTCAGAAt CTCATAACCTTTGCTCAAGATGTTGAACATGAACTCTTAACACAAGTAGTTCAAGCAGAAAGagtaaatgaaacaaaattta aattgAATTTAGATCCAGAGCGTCATACTTTGGAGAATATACCATATGCTGAATTAGATGatgaaacatataaaaaatGGAAAGAAGAGAAAAAGAAAAGTAGCAAGAAAAATGAAAAGTGTTGTTGCGACTAA
- the LOC132943449 gene encoding gastrula zinc finger protein xLCGF3.1-like isoform X1 — protein MYYCDVEDQELIHNKNIESCMLNTNVKNQLNSYDLDTRTDNTMTETKRKPFKIPDHISSIECDGSVKYTCTVCEKTFNSKKNCFYHLTCNGDGIKKLLICYKCNKTFKIQSHLDYHMLTHSGERPFKCVDCDKCFFTKSKMIEHKIVHTVRSHFCATCAKGFKRKRSLEVHMKSHALEKPFQCATCLKFFKNKQCLKKHHIRKHSGTKAFSCDICKRKFSLKDALVSHQKTHILSTQLACYLCNQRFREKRYLQRHLGTHSKKNILNCPICMKKFTRKDNLDRHVRNTHLESENISINEHVIRASVIKVVNKIESCPVRVIQHT, from the exons atgtattactgTGACGTAGAAGACCAAGAATTAATCCATAACAAAAACATCGAGTCATGTATGTTAAatacaaatgttaaaaatcagCTTAACAGTTATGACTTGGACACAAGAACTGATAATACAATGACTGAAACCAAAAGAAAACCCTTTAAAATTCCTGACCACATTTCTTCTATtgaat gtGATGGAAGTGTTAAATATACTTGTACTGTTTGcgaaaaaacttttaattcaaaaaagaatTGCTTTTATCATTTAACGTGTAATGGAGatggaataaaaaaactattgatatgttataaatgtaataaaacatttaaaatccaATCACATTTAGATTATCATATGTTAACACATTCag gtGAAAGACCATTTAAATGTGTAGATTGTGATAAATGTTTTTTCACTAAATCTAAAATGATTGAACATAAAATAGTACATacag TGCGTTCTCATTTTTGTGCAACATGTGCGAAAGGTTTTAAAAGAAAGCGATCATTAGAAGTTCATATGAAATCTCATGCTCTAGAAAAACCATTTCAATGTGCAACAtgcttaaaatttttcaaaaataagcAATGCTTAAAAAAACACCACATTAGGAAACATTCTG GAACTAAAGCATTTTCATGTGACATATGTAAACGGAAATTTAGTTTGAAAGATGCATTGGTTTCACATCAAAAGACTCATATATTATCAACTCAACTAGCTTGTTATTTATGTAATCAACGATTTAGAGAAAAGCGTTATTTACAAAGACATCTTGGAACTCACAGTA aaaaaaacattttgaactgTCCAATATGTATGAAGAAGTTCACACGTAAAGATAATTTGGACCGCCATGTAAGAAATACGCATTTGGAATCTGAGAACATTAGTATAAATGAACATGTTATCCGAGCTTCTGTTATAAAAGTTGTCAACAAGATTGAATCATGTCCTGTTAGAGTAATTCAACATACTTAa
- the LOC132943449 gene encoding gastrula zinc finger protein xLCGF3.1-like isoform X2, with product MYYCDVEDQELIHNKNIESCMLNTNVKNQLNSYDLDTRTDNTMTETKRKPFKIPDHISSIECDGSVKYTCTVCEKTFNSKKNCFYHLTCNGDGIKKLLICYKCNKTFKIQSHLDYHMLTHSGERPFKCVDCDKCFFTKSKMIEHKIVHTVRSHFCATCAKGFKRKRSLEVHMKSHALEKPFQCATCLKFFKNKQCLKKHHIRKHSGTKAFSCDICKRKFSLKDALVSHQKTHILSTQLACYLCNQRFREKRYLQRHLGTHKKNILNCPICMKKFTRKDNLDRHVRNTHLESENISINEHVIRASVIKVVNKIESCPVRVIQHT from the exons atgtattactgTGACGTAGAAGACCAAGAATTAATCCATAACAAAAACATCGAGTCATGTATGTTAAatacaaatgttaaaaatcagCTTAACAGTTATGACTTGGACACAAGAACTGATAATACAATGACTGAAACCAAAAGAAAACCCTTTAAAATTCCTGACCACATTTCTTCTATtgaat gtGATGGAAGTGTTAAATATACTTGTACTGTTTGcgaaaaaacttttaattcaaaaaagaatTGCTTTTATCATTTAACGTGTAATGGAGatggaataaaaaaactattgatatgttataaatgtaataaaacatttaaaatccaATCACATTTAGATTATCATATGTTAACACATTCag gtGAAAGACCATTTAAATGTGTAGATTGTGATAAATGTTTTTTCACTAAATCTAAAATGATTGAACATAAAATAGTACATacag TGCGTTCTCATTTTTGTGCAACATGTGCGAAAGGTTTTAAAAGAAAGCGATCATTAGAAGTTCATATGAAATCTCATGCTCTAGAAAAACCATTTCAATGTGCAACAtgcttaaaatttttcaaaaataagcAATGCTTAAAAAAACACCACATTAGGAAACATTCTG GAACTAAAGCATTTTCATGTGACATATGTAAACGGAAATTTAGTTTGAAAGATGCATTGGTTTCACATCAAAAGACTCATATATTATCAACTCAACTAGCTTGTTATTTATGTAATCAACGATTTAGAGAAAAGCGTTATTTACAAAGACATCTTGGAACTCACA aaaaaaacattttgaactgTCCAATATGTATGAAGAAGTTCACACGTAAAGATAATTTGGACCGCCATGTAAGAAATACGCATTTGGAATCTGAGAACATTAGTATAAATGAACATGTTATCCGAGCTTCTGTTATAAAAGTTGTCAACAAGATTGAATCATGTCCTGTTAGAGTAATTCAACATACTTAa